A stretch of DNA from Coccidioides posadasii str. Silveira chromosome 4, complete sequence:
CGCCGCGGGAGATCTTTGGCTACATAGTTCCAAACGCGCAGCACTGCTATGATTTTAGATCCTACTTCAAGGCGGGAGAAAAGTCCAGACAGTTGTGGAGAGCTGCATTGCACAAGTGGCTTCCTTGCTTTAAGAAGCAGGAATAAATCTTGGGATACTATATAATAAATCGGATGACGCTTTGCGAATCCGTTAATGGGAATGGGTGCACTTGATGTAATTGTATATACACTGAATTCGTGAGAAATCTACACCTGAATCCCGGGCTTCCATTCGCTTTTCCTGTAGGTAAGACTACACATTTGCGCGAGTGCCAGGAGGGGCTCACCTGGCGCTTTCACCAGCTGCATCGCTGCCCGTCACGTTAATCAACTGCCAGATGTGGCTAAGTGGCGCTGACTGCTCGATAACCGCTTTCTGACTAAGGTTCTACTTTGTTGTCGACGACCACGACCATCAATGCGCCATCAATGTAGCTCACACGACTCGCAGCTGATTATATTGGATGCTTAACAGTGTTGACTACTAACCCCTTGGGACAACGTGAGTTCCATATTCGCCGCTAGGGCTCCGTTTTTCAAGGGAAGGGAGTCCAACGGACGTAACATTCCATCCATAGACGGATATATCTGTTTTCACCCTGGATCATCAAAAATAATGGAGCAGCATAAGGCCGCCGTGGACGTCGTATCCTCGACCATTCGTGGACTGGACTCTCGCGGCCTGCCTTTTCGGATCTATCATGGCTCTACGAACAGCACCCGTCCTCAGTCATTCCAACATGACAGGATCGTGGACATCAGCTCTTTCACACGTATTTTGAAAGTCGACGCCGAGAAAAAAACCGTACTCGTGGAGCCGAACGTTCCCATGGATAAGCTCGTTGCAGCTACGCTGCCGCATGGCCTCGTTCCACCTGTGGTGATGGAGTTTCCCGGCATCACCGTTGGAGGGGCCTTTGCGGGGACCGGAGGAGAAAGCAGCTCGTTTCGGTACGGGTTCTTTGATCGAACCGTTACGTGGATCGAGGTGGTGTTGGGCAATGGGGATGTGGTTACTGCTCGACCGGATTCCGGAGAGAACGATGACTTGTTCTGGGGCGTCTCGGGGAGCTTTGGCACAATAGGGGTCACGACGCTGTTGGAAATCAACTTGATTGAGACCAGCAAGTGGGTTAAGGTGGGATATTTCCCTGTGCAGAGTGTCGAAGAGGCGATTAGCGTGTTGCGTGAGAAGATGCGGGATGAAAATGTTGACTATGTGGATGGTATCCTCTTTGCGAAGGATCGAGGCGTGATTGTTACAGGTCATATGGCAAGCGCTGTTGATGTAGAGAGGAAAAGCAGCTTTCGGACCTTCAGCCGTCCAGCTGATGAGTGGTTTTATATTCATGCCGAACAACTTTGCCGAGAATCACACAGGGAACGAAAAATCGAGTATATTCCGCTGGTGGACTATCTCTTCCGATACGATCGTGGGGGCTTTTGGGTTGCCCAATTCGCATACGAATATTTCTACTTCCCGTTTAACAGGTTTACGCGCTGGCTGCTGGATTATTTCATGCATACACGCGTGATGTACCATGCATTGCATAAGAGCAGGCTTTCTAGCAGCTTTATCATTCAAGATCTTGCGCTGCCGTGGCCTGCAGCAGGCGACTTTATCCATTACTTGAACGAGAAATTTGACCGATATCCGCTGTGGTTATGTCCCATTAAGCCGCATCCACAAGGATATGCATCTTTTCATCCCCAGATATTACCGGCGTCAAAGTCGCCTGAGTCTCAACGGGTCGTCCACGGAgtaggagaagaagaaaatacaATGCTC
This window harbors:
- a CDS encoding uncharacterized protein (EggNog:ENOG410PH7J~COG:C~TransMembrane:1 (o508-525i)), which codes for MEQHKAAVDVVSSTIRGLDSRGLPFRIYHGSTNSTRPQSFQHDRIVDISSFTRILKVDAEKKTVLVEPNVPMDKLVAATLPHGLVPPVVMEFPGITVGGAFAGTGGESSSFRYGFFDRTVTWIEVVLGNGDVVTARPDSGENDDLFWGVSGSFGTIGVTTLLEINLIETSKWVKVGYFPVQSVEEAISVLREKMRDENVDYVDGILFAKDRGVIVTGHMASAVDVERKSSFRTFSRPADEWFYIHAEQLCRESHRERKIEYIPLVDYLFRYDRGGFWVAQFAYEYFYFPFNRFTRWLLDYFMHTRVMYHALHKSRLSSSFIIQDLALPWPAAGDFIHYLNEKFDRYPLWLCPIKPHPQGYASFHPQILPASKSPESQRVVHGVGEEENTMLLNVGLWTPGPSSHRAFIEANRALEHMVYSLGGAKWLYAQTFYTENEFWTIYDRETYDALRKKHHSSLLPSVYDKVKTDPAASTAAFDRVKYLRPLPGIYGVLRATIGGGYLLPHRKLRVAFGVIMACVLGRVLVKWMEA